Sequence from the Miscanthus floridulus cultivar M001 chromosome 16, ASM1932011v1, whole genome shotgun sequence genome:
TTGAAGTTTCCAGGATTACCACAGTTAGTGGCATTCCTTTGAGGTTTATTTTGAGCATTAGCATGTACTTTGAGCAAAGGCTTAGTGCCCAAAGGGCGTAGATTTGAGTTCTAAAGCAGGAGCTCACTATGCCTCTCGTAATGTCTTAATTAACTCAGAATAAACAGTGAAAACTCTTTCACGGTATTGTTGCTGAAGGATCATCTGTGCGGGAAGCATGGTAGACAATGTCTTCTTAATTTTCTCCGCATGAGTTGGTTCCTTTTCGCAAAACTTCAGTTTAGAACTAAGTTTGTGAACAGCAAGGTTGAATTCTCCCACATATTTAAAATCCTGTAGACGGAGATGGTTCCACTCATTTATAGCCTCTAGCAGGATGACTGTCTTTTGCTGTTCATACCGTGtttgaagagcaagccacagagCACGTGGGCCTTCCTCCATAAGATACTCAGCTTTGAGATTCGGATGGATGTGGTTCCTTATGATGAATAAGGCATTGTACTCGAGAGGCGCAGCCAATGGGTCTACACCCTCTTGTGGAGGGACAATTGCCTCGTACATTTCACGCAACGACAGACTCACTTTGAGATCCATCGCCCATGGGGAAGTTGCGGCCATCAAGAGCGAGGGGCTCAAACTCTTTTGGTGGCCATTGTGCCTACATATGTCGGGCCATAGATTTGTTAAAATCCTTGGCAATGTTAAATAAGCAATGCGAAATGCATGTAATCAAGGTAAACTTGAAGTAAAGGGACATTCTCCATTTGTGCGCGTGGGAAGTGGAGCTAAAGCGGGAGGGCGCGGGTAGGGCGATGTGTCCACGCGACGCTAATGTGAGAAACGAATGAGGCGTAGAAAATAGAGAGGCACGCGACACAAATAGACGCGCACATCTAAACATTCGTGTATGTTTGTGTCGCGTGTCTCTCCATTTTCTGCACCTCATTCGTTTCCCACGTCAGCATCGCGTGGACGTGTCGTCCTGCCCGCGCCCTCCCGCTGACGCCCAGCCGCTAGCTTCTCCCTACTTGGTTTCGTCGTTCCACGGCGGTCGTCACACGGTTTATATTCCACAAGTCCGCACCGTGTGAGGTGTGACGCATGGCAAAACGTTGACCTGATCTCCACGTCAACGCATCGCTTCTCCCGTCCATTGCTGACGTGTGACGTGCATCGGCTCGTGGTGCACCTAGCAATTCCGGCTGACCGCAAAAGCGCGAACCGTATCCACGTGGACCCACCCCATTCGTCAGAGAGCCCAGTGTCCGCACCCTATTGGTCCACGTCACGAGCTCCACGTCCCCCGCGCGCTTCTCCCACGAACAGGCACCCGATTCCTTCTAGAAAGTTTTAAACCGCAGGAACCAAAAGGCCACTGCGGGAGACGGAGGACGACGACGCCGGcggcgaggaagaggaggaggagggataCGACGGCGAGGGAGGAGCTGTCTCTCTCCACGCGCGGGAGCGCTAACCCTAGCTGCCAACCTCGCGGAAACACCGGATTGTGAGGGAGGCCGAGGGGAGAAGGGCGGCGAGGCGTCTCAAGGAGGCGGGGGCGGGATGGCGGCGCCGGGGAAGGGAGGGGCGGCGCGGTTTGCGGCCGCGCTCTTCGTCCTCCTGAATCTCGCTGTGGCGATCGCCGGGTAGGTTTCTGGGCTCGGATCACCTGTTGTTTCTCGCGTGGATTCTCCGAGATCTCAAAATCCTTTTTGTTACTGGCCGATTTGGCGCTAAAAAACACCATTGTAGATGGTTTGATCCGTTTTTTTTCCAGATTTCACAGCCTTTTTCTACTGCTTCATTTACTCTTTATTTGTTATGCGTCAGGTCGAGATCTGTGTGCTCGACTCCCTCCTGTTTAATCGATAGTAATGCTTTTTAATTTGACTGAATATCGATGGCAATGGCGCAGGAAGAGCTACTACGACGTGCTGCAAGTTCCCAAGGGCGCGTCCGAGGATCAGATTAAGAGGTCGTACCGCAAGCTCGCGCTCAAGTACCACCCCGACAAGAACCCCGATAATGAGGAGGCCAACAAGCGCTTCGCCGAGATCAACAACGGTACTAGTCGCTGAGTACTTTCCAATTGAATGGATAACCTGGAATTGATTAGTTGCGCTGGAAATTTAACAAATGTATTTTGCTGCAGCGTATGAGGTGCTGACGGACCAGGAGAAGAGGAAGATCTATGATCGGTACGGCGAGGAGGGGTTGAAGCAGTTCCAAGGCGggagaggcagcggcggcggaatGAACATTCAGGACATCTTTAGCAGGTGAGCTGAATGCTAAGCATCAGGCTTCAACAGATCAACTAGAAGTTTTGCTACTGAAGTATCAATGATCATGCTTGTATTGCCCACTTGCCTCTAGGTTGGTCTGTATGTGTCAGCATAGATTTTGCATCACATGGATATCTAAGCATACAGATGATACCAAAAAAAATTGTCAACATAGCAGGTGCACACAGTTTAGGATGAAATTCCAAATGTAGGGAGTACCCTGGCTCGTATTTACTTGATTATCCAAAAGAAGACTCATTGGCATGTGTTAACTTGCAAGATGGAATTTCCGATACGACATTGCCATAGAATATACCACATCTGGAATGTGTACCTTCCATTCTGTAGGATTTGAGAGCACCACCTTAATGATTCTTTTATCAGCAAATGTGTCACTTGGCTGGTCATCATTCCAGTGGAAGATGAGTGATGTCTGGGAATATTGTGGAATGTTGGAGAAACGAGTGCCTTTTCTGCATTTCTTAACAAGCAACCAACTATGTGTCTAATCAACCATAACCACATATCTACTCCCTTGGGTCATAGAGAAGTGTCCTTTTCGGCATTGGTTAATTCCCTGAGTACAATCATGGAAACCGAATCTTGTAATTTACTTGTGAAAGGTGGAAGACAAAAGCAacgacaacaacaaagccttgacTCCAAAGCGAGTTGGGGTAGGCTAAAAGATAGCAAAAGTATAATGTTTCAATATTTCAATCTCCACGTAGAAAATGTACTGATGGTCAAGTTTAGACGGCTGAACTGCAGCAATCTAAAATGGTTACTTTTTTCTGGGCTGGAGAGTATCATTTTGAAGTTATGACTAGAAATAGCTTGGTTGGATGCCTATTTGTTCATAAGAACATGTCTCTTGCAAAGCTTCAGCTAGATGCACCTCAATTAGTCGTTCCTAATAATTTTCTGTTCTTACTGCACCCCAAATGGTTGAGCATTAATGTTTCAATTATTTAGTGTTCACCTTGCTGAATTTTTTTTTCACAATTTTCTTCAGCttttttggtggtggtggtggtgggatggaagaggaggaagaacaaATTTTAAAAGGTGATGAGGTGATTGTTGAACTGGATGCTTCATTAGAGGACTTGTACATGGGCGGTTCATTAAAGGTAACATGATTTGCCTAGGTGACAGACTGTAATAGTATATAGCTAAGTTTTGGCCttgctttttatttttttctgcTGCCATTCAATCATGCTTTAACAAAATGCTTCCATTAGATACTGTTTCTGgtttatttttttagaaagctgtactgtgttgtgcataaaggaaacATATAGtatttgtatttacttttctattTTCAATGTGTCATAGGTTTGGAGAGAGAAAAATGTCATAAAGCCaacaccaggaaagaggcgctgcAACTGTAGGAACGAAGTTTACCATCGACAAATAGGTCCTGGAATGTATCAACAGATGACTGAACAGGTATTTTTCTAGTTACATTGTTCATGATCTATATTTTAATCCATTGAGAGTTTTGATATACTGAGGATGTTTCTTATTTCTAAGGTCTGCGACCAATGTCCAAATGTGAAATTTGTACGAGAAGGTGAATTCTTGACTGTTGATATTGAGAAGGGAATGAAAGATGGACAGGTATAAGCTGTTTTATATGCCCTCAGTCCTCCAGTTCTAACCATGGTTGGACTGTACCATATTGACATATTGTTGTATGTGCTATTCGTCCTATATTGTAATTTTGATATAGCGTACAAATTAAGCCATGTAGGTAAACGATACATGCTGTGTACTTATTATGTACTACTTGATTACAATACTACAGTGAATGTCTAAAACTACATAACTCAAACTTCGTAATTCATTGGATTATTCAGACAAACTGGCTGGTTTCCTGCTTTGCTAGTGCCAACCACTGCTGCTTGTGACTTGTTAGGGTTGAATTGCTACTAGTTATTGCAGCCTTATCCCTTACTTCAAAACATAATAAATTAATACGACAGGTTCTGATGTATGTTTAAGTTTCCTTAAAGACAGCTCTGCAGACAAGATGCCATAGTTCTGATTCGTGACAGTACAAAGGACATGCTCTTTTCTAGTTCCCCTTCACAAGCTAATTTAAGGGTGTCATCTGAATGTCTTCCTTTGCCTTTTGTTGTCATTTTTTTATAGTGTTCTGCCTGAACATTTCCCTTGTTTTAGACATCTGATAAATCCATGTGTCACTTTTTGTGGACTGTTAAGTTTGTATGCTTGCCTGTTAACAGTCGCATGTTAATATGCCATAGTCTGACACTTGGTTAGAGACATTTAAAGATCTTAAGTGGTTCATTATGTACAGGTTCTCTgcacttttattttttatttgataGAATCATATGATTTTTTTCAGGAGGTTTTGTTTTTCGAGGAAGGCGAGCCTAAGATTGATGGGGAACCTGGCGATTTGAAGGTTTGTTTTGTCCCTGTCTCTATTTGGTTGAAATTTACTTAGTGTACCATCGTGTTTACTAATTGTGGGCTTCCATTGAATAACCTTACAAGCAGTTCAGGATCCGAACAGCACCACACGGCCGCTTTAGACGAGAAGGCAATGACCTGCATGCAACAGTTACAATATCCCTGGTACCGGCCTCTCTTGTCCTGTGCATGTTCTGCGTCTTGACCGGAGCATGGTGTCATCTCACATGATCCAAAAAACATTTCTGTTACCGATGACTGTTAATTCAATACAAGCCAGAATTGTAATTTTGCTACTAATTTAGCATAGACTTGATCTAAACATACTACTGCATCTTAAACTTTCCCTCTTAAAGAACCAGTATCATCATTTGTACTTTTGAAATTGCATTATCCTCTTAACCAACTTCTACCTGTCTAATGATTCTATCTAGTGGTTTTCCATGCAAGATGCATTGACTCTTTCGCTGTAGATCCCCTCTAATCAcagttttctgttttttttttctgggcACATGTTGCTATTGCAGGTGCAAGCTCTGGTTGGTTTTGAGAAGACCATCAAGCATCTTGACAACCATCTGGTAGAAATTGGCACCAAGGTAAAGACAGCCACCCATCAACATGATTTATCATCTGCAACAAACTGGCTCAATTTTGTCGCTAATTCACAGGGCATCACCAAACCGAAGGAGATCAGGAAGTTCAAAGGTGAAGGCATGCCACTATACCAAAGCAACAAGAAAGGTGACCTGTATGTGACATTCGAGGTGTTATTCCCGAAAACCCTAACCGATGACCAGAAGGCCAAGCTTAAGGATGTTCTCGTGTAGACCATTTGCTTTTCACATCTATGCTACTGATAGTTTGAGGCGAGCGCCTCGAGGAAAATTTTCTGAGTAGCTTGCATAGGAAGCAGCAACTGCTGCGTTTCTTGTATGTGATTTTGCATTGCAAATACTAGCAGCCTTGTCTTCTTTTTCGTTTCCCTTGTGGTTTTGTCATGCGCCCTTAACAGCTCAGTGTAGTTTTAGAAAGCACAACAAAATTGTACCAGAATATTTGTACTTCTGGAGTTCTGAATAGATAGATTGTAGAACAGCTCGGTTGCTTGCTTGTTCTAAGGCCACTGCTACCGGTACATGTCAAATTTCCAGATAATCACTGCTATGTATATGCTTATCTGTACATTTACGAACAGAAGATAAGAGCTCAAATCACCAAGCTGGAGAAACATATTGTAATACATTATCAaaagtttctaaaaaaaaaaggtacattatcaaaaaagaaagaaagaaaaaacacaaTGTAGTAACAAAGTTGCACAAATGGGCTCTACCAAGTTATTTTTACATCTGTAGAGTTAAAACAGGCAGGCTCAACCGTTACCTGAGGTCTCCAGATGTCATTTACTCATTTATTTAGGTCATTTCGGGAAGTCCTGTAGACAATTAGAATCGACACTTCCGTTAAATACGAGCTCTAGCAGATGGAACCATTCTATGTAGAAGTCAAGGATTCGCACCTTCGTTTCTCGTATGAAGCATACAGTAAATACTAAGATAATAAAGTATTTATTTTGCTTGAAGTAAGCGTGTAGTATTTTTATTTTATCATGTTAAACCTTAACTTACTTTTAAATATACTAATATGCCTCAAAATATGCTAATTATCTGTTAATATCATTATTTGCTTGTGAATATGCTGTATCTCACGAGCCTAGCTCTAAAGAAACAGATCTTATTTTCATTTCCCTATAGCCAGGCTTGCTGGCCAATTTTGAACGCCGCAAAATCTTCAACCAAACGTTTAAAATgctgcaaccaaacactctacgTCAACATATGTACCCTGTAGTATCTGACCAGTCACGAAACATGCATGACCACCAGGTGCCTGCAGTTGCATATTTGgataaccagcaagaccagcatGGAGGAAGCCATGTTAGTGGTGGAAAAGTTGGTAACTCTTTCAGAAAACTGTGAATTGCTCTAATGGTGCAGTTTCAAAACTTAGCAAATTGATGTTAGTAGCCCTTTCAGACTCATTATCCATCAGTTTATTTCCAACCCCCCTCCCCCTTCCAAAAGTTATCAAATTAACCTGCGTGGATAATTATTAGTTGGTTGAGGATTATGCCGCCTGTCAGGGATTTGATTGAACTATTGAAAAAGATGCAAAGTATATATAATAGAACTTATAGAAACTGTAGGAAAAGGCACATTCTTATAGTGAAGTCGTCTTATAACCAATCATAGTTAGGCTCtgttcggcttactccatattcggcttgttcggcttctttttttaggtggaacagtgtttttctctcccaacaattcagccggaacagtgtttttcagctttCAGACCAGTGAATGGGGCCTAAAAACGAAACCAACGTTCATGTGCTTTGTATGTTTGTAAATGACTCTCCCAATTCAGGGACATTGAATTTGcatttcacaaaaaaaaagaacTTAGAAGgtgtaaaaaaaaaagaacttaGAAGGTGTTGAATGCTTTGCACAATGCTCAAACTGTTTTGCATCATAGCAAAGTGTTGAATGAAAAAGGGTCTTAAGAAAAAAAACAGCATGGAAAGAAGAATGAAAAGAAATCGACAGTGACAGCATGGTAAgaagaatgaaaaaaaaaaaaaacaatccaaGGGGACAAAAAGCATAAAAGGTAAGAagaatgaaaaagaaaaatgaaaagaaatcGACAGTGACAGCATGGTAAgaagaatgaaaaaaaaaacaatccaaGGGGACAAAAAGCATAAAAGGTAAgaagaatgaaaaaaaaaatccaagggGACAAAAAGCATAAAAGAATGAAAAGAAATCCACAGTGACAGCATGGTAAgaagaatgaaaaaaaaaaacaatccaaGGGGACAAAAAGCATAAAAGAATGAAAAGAAATCCACAGTGACAGCATGGTAAgaagaatgaaaaaaaaaaacaattcaagGGGACAAAAAGCATAAAAGGTAAggagaatgaaaaaaaaaatccaagggGACAAAAAGCATAAAAATGCGCTAGAGGGAGGGCTTGAACCTCCGACCTTGTGGTTAACAGCCACACGCTCTAACCAACTGAGCTACTCCAGCTGAGCATTTGTTTTCTAATAATTTCCAATAATATTCAATACTGAAAAGGACGAAACATTGAGAATAAAAGTTCAGGCGACTATTAATATTTTGGCTAAAGTAAGAAATGATAAGTATTGCAATACTAGTTTTCACGAAATCATTAGTATTACaacatattttaaaaaaaaaaggatgGTAAAAATTTTGTCATACTTTTCTCTCTCGAAAGGAGATAGTGCTCCGCAAGCGGACATCCAGCGGCGCGAGACAGAGACAGAGGGGAGGAGGGAGTAGGGGTCATCACCTGAGTCGCCACTAGGGATGACACAGGGGCAGAGAGCTCCAAGGCAAATGTTTTTCAAACAAGAAACTCTAGCAAACTTGTTCATCCTTGGAGCAACATAAAGCATCTTTTTTTTATCTCGCAAAACAAATGTAGTGTCCTTTTAGACGCATGATATAAATCGATGTACCTCTATATATATGACTTATCCACCGACGAGGTGAGAGGTGCGTGAAAAAGGCCATTACGTGATGAACTATATATGTTGACGATCACCAAGAAGTAATACCCCTGGACCTAGTGGATGCACTATATACTTACCAATCAAACAAAAGGATTTCATAGAGAATCATGAGTTAGTGAGTCACACCTTGGGACGAGAAGGATGTTTACGTGACCATATATAAATATGGTCGGGATTTGTATCAGACCCTAGCATGATCAATCAGGCAAtcgcttttttttttcttcttctttttataaaaaaattgcaAGGTGTACTAATTAACTAGTACGGGCCACAACCACAAGCCCACAACAAGTTTGGCGCGTGCGGCAAGGAAGACCGTAAGTTTACGCCGGGGCCCAACACCGAGTTTCCCTTTTGATCCGCGGTGCACGTCCCCCGGCCCGCCTATGGCCCACCACATATACATTTTCCCAGAGCTGGGCCTCCGCCGTGTCTCCATCTGCCTCTGAGCGGACGCGACGCGAGCTCCACGAACGCCGCCTTGTGCCTGCTACTGCCGCTCTGCGGCGTGCTCCAGCGCCTCCGCGGCCTGCTTGTTCTTCA
This genomic interval carries:
- the LOC136512728 gene encoding dnaJ protein ERDJ3B-like; this encodes MAAPGKGGAARFAAALFVLLNLAVAIAGKSYYDVLQVPKGASEDQIKRSYRKLALKYHPDKNPDNEEANKRFAEINNAYEVLTDQEKRKIYDRYGEEGLKQFQGGRGSGGGMNIQDIFSSFFGGGGGGMEEEEEQILKGDEVIVELDASLEDLYMGGSLKVWREKNVIKPTPGKRRCNCRNEVYHRQIGPGMYQQMTEQVCDQCPNVKFVREGEFLTVDIEKGMKDGQEVLFFEEGEPKIDGEPGDLKFRIRTAPHGRFRREGNDLHATVTISLVQALVGFEKTIKHLDNHLVEIGTKGITKPKEIRKFKGEGMPLYQSNKKGDLYVTFEVLFPKTLTDDQKAKLKDVLV